One region of Kytococcus sedentarius DSM 20547 genomic DNA includes:
- the ilvN gene encoding acetolactate synthase small subunit, protein MKRHALSVTAENHPGVLTKVCGLFATRDANIQYLAAAPTLQKGVSHMTIVVRANDQFDVEDLITHVEQVPHVVAVEAIDDVDAVATELQTTADRAPRTVGSLTQRAF, encoded by the coding sequence ATGAAGCGCCACGCACTGTCCGTCACCGCTGAGAACCACCCCGGCGTCCTCACCAAGGTCTGTGGCCTGTTCGCCACCCGGGACGCGAACATCCAGTACCTCGCGGCCGCCCCCACCCTGCAGAAGGGCGTCTCCCACATGACGATCGTGGTGCGCGCGAACGACCAGTTCGACGTCGAGGACCTCATCACCCACGTGGAGCAGGTGCCGCACGTCGTGGCCGTCGAGGCCATCGACGACGTCGACGCCGTGGCGACCGAGCTGCAGACGACCGCCGACCGCGCCCCCCGCACCGTCGGGTCGCTGACCCAGCGCGCCTTCTGA
- a CDS encoding chorismate-binding protein has translation MSAELLAPLLGEHAPPFALIHRAEDPAHVLLLTGQVQDLDRLAEIPSPGELPVLAMVPYRQVAERGFAAHDDGAPLRVLLPERAQRLEVDGVLDALARLVPTAPAVTGERMSVSDADYAAMVRRVITDEIGRGEGANFVIRRDVVADVDAAPATAALGWFRALMDQEAGAHWTFVVHTPGHTLVGASPERHVGVADGWAVMNPISGTFRHGEHASPGELVSAFRGFLEDTKETEELFMVVDEEMKMMARVCSSGGRMTGPQLKQMAHLTHTEYVLDGQTEMDPREVLRETMFAPTVTGSPMENACTVIHRHEPTGRGYYSGVLALLDRDEAGRERLDAPIIIRTAQLPHNGTVSVSAGATLVRHSSPEAEVAETAVKATGMLAAMGLRPQRPRGAAPDLAGLPGVSAALAARNDRLSPFWLAPQAPTHVEGVAGASVLVIDAEDAWTQMLVHQLRHLGMVGRVKRWNEVTLDDVAGPAAPDLVLSGPGPGDPTDLTQPRIARLHELVSARLEAGGALVAVCLSHQVLAHLAGLPIERLDEPHQGVQLEVDWFGLPARIGFYNTFVARGPAAGGVRVAGRELEVTAEPGSGAVRGLRGPGVATIQGHAESVLSADGLPVLREMVRHALGA, from the coding sequence GTGTCCGCAGAGCTCTTGGCGCCCCTGCTGGGTGAGCACGCCCCGCCGTTCGCGCTGATCCACCGCGCCGAGGACCCGGCGCACGTGCTGCTCCTCACCGGGCAGGTGCAGGACCTCGACCGGCTGGCCGAGATCCCCTCCCCCGGGGAGCTCCCGGTGCTGGCGATGGTCCCCTACCGCCAGGTGGCGGAGCGTGGCTTCGCGGCCCACGACGACGGAGCGCCGCTGCGGGTGCTCCTCCCGGAGCGTGCGCAGCGCCTCGAGGTCGATGGGGTGCTCGACGCCCTCGCGCGCCTGGTGCCCACGGCGCCGGCAGTGACCGGGGAGCGCATGAGCGTCTCGGATGCCGATTACGCCGCGATGGTGCGCCGCGTGATCACCGACGAGATCGGCCGGGGCGAGGGAGCCAACTTCGTGATCCGCCGCGACGTGGTGGCCGACGTCGACGCCGCGCCGGCTACGGCTGCGCTGGGCTGGTTCCGGGCACTGATGGACCAGGAGGCCGGCGCCCACTGGACCTTCGTGGTGCACACGCCGGGCCACACGCTGGTGGGTGCGTCGCCGGAGCGCCACGTCGGGGTGGCCGACGGCTGGGCCGTCATGAACCCCATCTCGGGGACCTTCCGCCACGGGGAGCACGCCTCGCCCGGGGAGCTCGTCAGCGCCTTCCGGGGCTTCCTCGAGGACACCAAGGAGACCGAGGAGCTCTTCATGGTGGTGGACGAGGAGATGAAGATGATGGCCCGCGTCTGCTCCAGCGGCGGCCGGATGACGGGGCCGCAGCTCAAGCAGATGGCGCACCTCACCCACACCGAGTACGTGCTCGACGGGCAGACGGAGATGGACCCGCGGGAGGTCCTGCGGGAGACGATGTTCGCCCCCACGGTCACCGGGTCGCCGATGGAGAACGCCTGCACGGTGATCCACCGGCACGAGCCGACCGGCCGTGGCTACTACTCGGGCGTCCTGGCCCTGCTCGACCGTGACGAGGCGGGCCGCGAGCGACTGGACGCCCCCATCATCATCCGCACGGCGCAGCTGCCCCACAACGGCACGGTGAGCGTCTCGGCTGGGGCGACGCTGGTGCGCCACAGCTCGCCGGAGGCGGAGGTGGCCGAGACCGCGGTGAAGGCCACCGGGATGCTGGCCGCGATGGGCCTGCGCCCGCAGCGGCCCCGGGGCGCGGCGCCGGACCTCGCGGGGCTCCCGGGCGTCTCGGCGGCACTGGCCGCGCGCAACGACCGGTTGTCGCCCTTCTGGCTCGCCCCGCAGGCGCCCACGCACGTCGAGGGGGTCGCCGGCGCCTCGGTGCTGGTGATCGACGCCGAGGACGCGTGGACGCAGATGCTGGTGCACCAGCTGCGGCACCTCGGCATGGTGGGCCGGGTGAAGCGGTGGAACGAGGTCACGCTGGACGACGTGGCGGGCCCCGCCGCGCCCGACCTGGTGCTCAGCGGCCCCGGCCCGGGTGACCCGACGGACCTGACGCAACCCCGCATCGCGCGGCTCCACGAGCTGGTCTCCGCGCGCCTGGAGGCCGGTGGGGCGCTGGTGGCGGTCTGCCTGAGCCACCAGGTGCTCGCGCACCTGGCCGGCCTGCCCATCGAGCGCCTCGACGAGCCGCACCAAGGGGTGCAGCTCGAGGTGGACTGGTTCGGCCTGCCGGCCCGCATCGGCTTCTACAACACCTTCGTCGCACGGGGCCCGGCCGCGGGCGGGGTGCGGGTGGCCGGACGGGAGCTGGAGGTCACTGCCGAGCCCGGGAGCGGCGCCGTGCGCGGCCTGCGAGGGCCGGGGGTCGCGACCATCCAGGGCCACGCGGAGTCCGTGCTCTCCGCCGACGGCCTGCCGGTGCTGCGGGAGATGGTGCGCCACGCCCTGGGTGCCTGA
- a CDS encoding DedA family protein — MANLNEWITSVIEALGGPGLALMMLLETVFPPIPSELVLPLAGFTIGQGQMGWLEVMLWTTSGSVAGAVFLYAVARAFGRERTIRWMAKLPLVEENDGDAAHRWFDKYGKVAVLTGRCVPGVRSLISIPAGTSQMPFGTFFFYTLLGSSAWNALLVTLGYVLGSNWHAVEGTVSIISKIVLALLVLGVLWFVYKRVSARRAAR; from the coding sequence ATGGCGAATCTCAACGAGTGGATCACCTCTGTCATCGAAGCCCTGGGAGGACCGGGCCTGGCACTGATGATGCTGCTCGAGACCGTCTTCCCCCCGATCCCGAGCGAGCTGGTGCTCCCGCTGGCCGGGTTCACCATCGGGCAGGGTCAGATGGGGTGGCTCGAGGTGATGCTGTGGACCACCTCGGGCTCCGTCGCCGGTGCGGTGTTCCTGTACGCCGTGGCCCGGGCCTTCGGGCGTGAGCGCACCATCCGCTGGATGGCCAAGCTGCCGCTGGTGGAGGAGAACGACGGTGACGCCGCCCACCGGTGGTTCGACAAGTACGGCAAGGTAGCGGTCCTCACCGGGCGCTGCGTGCCGGGCGTGCGCAGCCTCATCTCCATCCCGGCCGGCACCTCCCAGATGCCCTTCGGCACCTTCTTCTTCTACACGCTGCTCGGCTCCTCGGCGTGGAACGCGCTGCTGGTGACCCTCGGCTACGTCCTGGGCTCCAACTGGCATGCGGTGGAGGGCACCGTCAGCATCATCAGCAAGATCGTGCTCGCGCTGCTCGTGCTGGGTGTGCTGTGGTTCGTCTACAAGCGGGTGAGCGCGCGGCGCGCGGCCCGCTGA
- a CDS encoding PHP domain-containing protein translates to MSTPPEVPSPAEAREHALAALREVAYLYERARESSHRIGAYRRAAETVERLDDHKFADHVAADSWQSLDGIGSSTAGVLREAVSGKVPAKVVAARRDHGGPLLEMTEAGEALLHRLRGDLHSHTTDSDGGSPLVDMARTADDLGREYLAVTDHSPRLRVANGLSAERLVAQRDTVAEVRERMEDEGRSIELLHGIEVDILDDGALDQHEDLLAVLDVRVASVHSKLRMPARQMTPRLLAAVENPLTSVLGHCTGQLVTGSRGTRPPSEFDAREVFAACAEHEVAVEINARPERSDPPDELLALALELGCLFSIDSDAHAPGQLDLLRFGAQRAADAGVPPERIVTTWPAQEVRAWAAGRL, encoded by the coding sequence GTGAGCACGCCCCCCGAGGTCCCCTCCCCCGCAGAGGCCCGCGAGCACGCCCTCGCGGCTCTCCGGGAGGTCGCGTACCTGTACGAGCGCGCCCGGGAGTCGTCCCACCGCATCGGCGCCTACCGCCGCGCCGCCGAGACCGTGGAGAGGTTGGACGACCACAAGTTCGCCGACCACGTGGCCGCGGACTCGTGGCAGTCGCTGGACGGCATCGGGTCCTCCACGGCCGGGGTCCTGCGGGAGGCGGTCTCGGGGAAGGTGCCGGCCAAGGTCGTGGCAGCGCGCCGCGACCACGGCGGCCCGCTGCTGGAGATGACCGAGGCCGGGGAGGCGCTCCTGCACCGGCTGCGGGGCGACCTCCACAGCCACACCACCGACAGCGACGGCGGGTCGCCGTTGGTGGACATGGCCCGCACCGCCGACGACCTGGGGCGGGAGTACCTCGCGGTCACCGACCACTCCCCCCGGCTGCGCGTGGCCAACGGGCTCTCGGCCGAGCGCCTGGTCGCGCAGCGCGACACCGTGGCGGAGGTCCGCGAGCGCATGGAGGACGAGGGGCGGTCGATCGAGCTGCTGCACGGCATCGAGGTCGACATCCTGGACGACGGCGCGCTGGACCAGCACGAGGACCTGTTGGCGGTCCTCGACGTGCGGGTGGCCAGCGTGCACTCGAAGCTCCGCATGCCCGCGCGGCAGATGACCCCGCGCCTGCTCGCCGCGGTGGAGAACCCGCTCACCTCGGTGCTGGGGCACTGCACCGGCCAGCTGGTGACCGGCTCCCGGGGCACCCGTCCCCCCAGCGAGTTCGACGCCCGGGAGGTGTTCGCGGCCTGCGCCGAGCACGAGGTGGCGGTGGAGATCAACGCCCGCCCGGAGCGCAGCGACCCGCCGGACGAGCTGCTGGCCCTGGCCCTGGAGCTCGGGTGCCTGTTCAGCATCGACAGCGACGCCCACGCCCCGGGCCAGCTGGACCTGCTCCGCTTCGGCGCCCAACGCGCGGCCGATGCGGGGGTGCCGCCCGAGCGCATCGTCACCACCTGGCCCGCCCAGGAGGTCCGCGCCTGGGCCGCTGGGCGGCTCTGA
- a CDS encoding GNAT family N-acetyltransferase — protein sequence MLNVIACPGPDLSAAQLHGLLKLRVDVFVVEQECPYPEVDGLDLEPTTTHVWVERDGQVASTLRLLDADGPAGPLVIGRVVTAPDHRGTGLAAELMGWVLERRGRRTLELEAQSHLAGWYERFGFVRTGPDFDWDGIAHTPMERRPSVGQGA from the coding sequence ATGCTGAACGTGATCGCTTGCCCCGGACCGGATCTCTCTGCTGCCCAGCTCCACGGCCTGCTGAAGCTGCGCGTGGACGTGTTCGTGGTGGAGCAGGAGTGCCCCTACCCGGAGGTCGACGGGCTCGACCTGGAGCCCACCACGACCCACGTCTGGGTGGAGCGGGACGGTCAGGTGGCCTCGACGCTGCGGCTCCTGGACGCCGACGGGCCGGCGGGGCCGCTGGTGATCGGGCGGGTGGTGACCGCGCCCGACCACCGCGGGACGGGGCTGGCGGCCGAGCTGATGGGCTGGGTCCTCGAGCGGCGCGGCCGGCGGACACTGGAGCTCGAGGCCCAGTCCCACCTGGCCGGCTGGTACGAGCGCTTCGGGTTCGTGCGCACGGGGCCGGACTTCGACTGGGACGGCATCGCCCACACGCCGATGGAGCGCCGTCCCTCCGTGGGGCAGGGTGCCTGA
- a CDS encoding cupin domain-containing protein, translating into MADLSDHGPKPYTVNIEEATLANENFRATLWTGEFLQMTVMTIPPGGEVGLEMHDDHDQFIRVEQGQARAQMGPAKDDLSFDETIGDDWVAIVPAGQWHNFTNTGDEPLKLYSLYGPPDHVKGTLHPTKDDADDDPNEQH; encoded by the coding sequence ATGGCTGACCTGAGTGACCACGGCCCGAAGCCGTACACGGTGAACATCGAGGAGGCCACGCTGGCCAACGAGAACTTCCGCGCCACGCTGTGGACCGGGGAGTTCCTGCAGATGACCGTGATGACCATCCCGCCGGGCGGCGAGGTGGGTCTGGAGATGCACGACGACCACGACCAGTTCATCCGTGTGGAGCAGGGCCAGGCGCGCGCCCAGATGGGCCCCGCGAAGGACGACCTCTCCTTCGACGAGACCATCGGCGACGACTGGGTGGCCATCGTCCCGGCCGGCCAGTGGCACAACTTCACCAACACCGGTGACGAGCCGCTGAAGCTGTACTCGCTGTACGGCCCGCCGGACCACGTGAAGGGCACGTTGCACCCGACGAAGGACGACGCGGACGACGACCCCAACGAGCAGCACTGA
- a CDS encoding PQQ-dependent sugar dehydrogenase produces MTSIEPGANYGWPEVEGMSGDGGEGFTDPIAQFEPAEASPSGILVRDGRVLMAGLRGESLRAVPVDGPGKARVVLEGLGRLRDVVAAPHGAVWVVTNNTDGRGSPRDGDDRIVRVDLPGG; encoded by the coding sequence ATGACGAGCATCGAGCCCGGGGCGAACTACGGGTGGCCCGAGGTGGAGGGGATGTCCGGCGACGGCGGCGAGGGGTTCACCGACCCCATCGCCCAGTTCGAGCCGGCCGAGGCCAGCCCCAGCGGCATCCTCGTGCGCGATGGCCGGGTGCTGATGGCGGGGCTGCGGGGGGAGTCGCTCCGGGCCGTGCCGGTCGACGGCCCCGGGAAGGCCCGCGTGGTGCTCGAGGGACTGGGACGTCTCCGCGACGTCGTGGCCGCTCCGCACGGTGCGGTGTGGGTGGTCACGAACAACACGGACGGACGAGGGAGCCCCCGGGACGGGGACGACCGCATCGTGCGGGTCGACCTGCCCGGGGGCTGA
- a CDS encoding DUF4352 domain-containing protein, whose product MSTQTPPPPQDGPQHDHYGQHGQHSAWQAAPTPPRRRNWFRRHKFLTALLAIVALVGLTQLGGGNDDAAPSASNSPTKEAASAAETGQDAEPAGDGGDQEPAADEQADQEPADEEQAEEAPAPAQDDAPGVGDPVSAGDFEYTVTKVTPGVKQIGDSTFGQKPQGQFVLVKLSVTNTGSEAQMFNDSEHKLVDTEGREHSADGEAAIYVPGNDSFLEDVNPGNTLKGTIVFDVPADAKPQELKLMGPGFWDPAEVVVSVR is encoded by the coding sequence ATGAGCACACAGACCCCGCCGCCCCCGCAGGACGGACCCCAGCACGACCACTACGGACAGCACGGGCAGCACTCTGCGTGGCAGGCCGCCCCGACCCCTCCCCGCCGCCGCAACTGGTTCCGCCGGCACAAGTTCCTCACTGCCCTGCTCGCGATCGTGGCCCTCGTGGGGCTGACCCAGCTCGGTGGGGGGAATGACGATGCGGCCCCCAGCGCCAGCAACTCCCCCACGAAGGAGGCTGCCTCCGCCGCGGAGACGGGTCAGGATGCCGAGCCGGCGGGCGACGGCGGCGATCAGGAGCCGGCTGCCGACGAGCAGGCCGATCAGGAACCCGCCGACGAGGAGCAAGCCGAGGAGGCACCGGCACCCGCCCAGGACGACGCGCCGGGGGTGGGCGACCCGGTCTCGGCCGGCGACTTCGAGTACACGGTCACCAAGGTGACCCCCGGCGTGAAGCAGATCGGTGACTCGACCTTCGGCCAGAAGCCGCAGGGCCAGTTCGTGCTCGTCAAGCTCTCGGTGACGAACACGGGGTCGGAGGCCCAGATGTTCAACGACAGCGAGCACAAGCTGGTGGACACCGAGGGCCGCGAGCACTCCGCTGACGGGGAGGCTGCCATCTACGTGCCGGGCAACGACTCGTTCCTCGAGGACGTCAACCCGGGCAACACCCTCAAGGGCACCATCGTCTTCGACGTCCCCGCCGACGCCAAGCCCCAGGAGCTCAAGCTCATGGGCCCGGGCTTCTGGGACCCGGCCGAGGTGGTCGTCTCGGTGCGCTGA
- a CDS encoding sensor histidine kinase, with the protein MTMRTTAAALRGRRRVAWWAMMLPTVVLGVLCATLSIGLAFERAGQEATAWMMWLIIGCLGVLGQPALLLAVRARPVAVGYGTSLASLLWPLGWFVPVVAWALAIVYAPARADDSADGGDVPVIGLLTAVGMWWIVWRDSIQATDKGSLFKLLLHAPAEGQQAPQSSDPLPWWFAVALTALLMTLVGTLAQAVRSRREGAAARARTARAEGERDHTRTELGRQVERERIAREVHDTLGHRLSLLSVHAGALELQAEGRDEEVSRSAALVRQGARQAMDDLRSLVGILREDPDGSPAPSLVDLPSVIDEVAAAGDPVVATVYLHDVEGADEALSRAVYRIVQELLTNARKHAPGVPVRLVVEGSPLHGVSVETVNRLEGVPRAGGAGLAGVRERAELLGGSVEAGPAGGVFRARAWLPWRGRQGE; encoded by the coding sequence ATGACAATGCGGACGACGGCCGCCGCCCTGCGGGGCCGGCGGCGGGTGGCGTGGTGGGCGATGATGCTCCCCACCGTGGTGCTGGGGGTGCTCTGCGCGACGCTCAGCATCGGGCTCGCCTTCGAGCGGGCGGGTCAGGAGGCAACGGCCTGGATGATGTGGCTGATCATCGGGTGCCTAGGGGTGCTGGGACAACCGGCGCTCCTCCTGGCAGTGCGGGCGCGTCCGGTGGCTGTCGGGTACGGCACGTCCCTCGCGTCCCTCCTGTGGCCGCTGGGGTGGTTCGTCCCCGTGGTGGCCTGGGCGCTGGCCATCGTCTACGCGCCCGCGAGGGCGGATGACTCCGCCGACGGTGGTGACGTGCCGGTGATCGGGCTGCTCACGGCGGTGGGGATGTGGTGGATCGTGTGGCGCGACAGCATCCAGGCCACGGACAAGGGGTCGTTGTTCAAGCTCCTCCTCCACGCCCCCGCCGAGGGGCAGCAGGCGCCGCAGTCCAGCGACCCCCTCCCCTGGTGGTTCGCGGTCGCCCTCACGGCGCTGCTGATGACCCTCGTGGGCACGCTCGCGCAGGCGGTCCGTTCACGCCGGGAGGGGGCTGCGGCCCGGGCGCGCACTGCCCGCGCAGAGGGGGAGCGGGACCACACACGCACTGAGCTCGGGCGCCAGGTGGAGCGAGAGCGCATCGCACGAGAGGTCCACGACACCCTGGGGCACCGGTTGTCGCTCCTGTCAGTGCATGCTGGCGCGCTGGAGCTGCAGGCCGAGGGGCGCGACGAGGAGGTCTCGCGCAGCGCCGCCCTGGTGCGGCAGGGAGCCCGTCAGGCGATGGACGACCTGCGGTCCCTGGTCGGCATCCTCAGGGAGGACCCAGACGGTTCGCCCGCCCCCTCGCTGGTCGACCTCCCGTCCGTGATCGACGAGGTGGCCGCGGCGGGGGACCCCGTCGTCGCCACCGTGTACCTCCACGACGTCGAGGGGGCGGACGAGGCGCTGTCCCGGGCGGTGTACCGCATCGTCCAGGAACTGCTCACGAATGCGCGGAAGCACGCCCCGGGCGTCCCGGTCCGTCTGGTGGTGGAGGGATCGCCCCTGCACGGGGTCAGTGTGGAGACGGTGAACCGCCTCGAGGGGGTCCCGCGTGCGGGGGGCGCGGGGTTGGCCGGGGTCCGGGAGCGGGCGGAGCTCCTCGGCGGGAGTGTCGAAGCCGGCCCAGCGGGCGGGGTCTTCCGGGCCCGTGCCTGGCTCCCGTGGCGTGGCCGCCAGGGGGAATGA
- a CDS encoding response regulator: MPRTAAEGPPTKVLVVDDDRLLCAGLTSILHTTPDLVVVAAVHDGAQVQGAVDAHRPDVVLLDIRMPVLDGIEATRQLAARASRPAIVVMTTFEGDDTVVRALGAGADGFLLKAEDPRQIIDAVRSAAAGHSPLSPTSARSLVRLVGPGSRADLASRARELAAGLTERERQVAALVGEGLTTPQIAARLFVSEATVKTQLAEVQRKWGCENRTQVAVWADRAGLIAHD, translated from the coding sequence ATGCCACGCACCGCCGCCGAGGGCCCTCCGACCAAGGTTCTGGTGGTGGATGACGACCGGCTCTTGTGTGCCGGTCTGACCTCGATCCTGCACACCACCCCTGACCTCGTGGTCGTCGCTGCCGTCCACGACGGGGCGCAGGTGCAGGGTGCGGTGGACGCCCACCGGCCCGACGTGGTGCTGCTGGACATCCGCATGCCCGTGCTGGACGGCATCGAGGCCACCCGCCAGCTCGCCGCCCGGGCGAGCCGCCCTGCCATCGTCGTGATGACCACGTTCGAGGGGGACGACACGGTGGTGCGGGCCCTGGGCGCCGGAGCGGACGGCTTCCTGCTCAAGGCGGAGGACCCGCGGCAGATCATCGACGCCGTGCGCTCGGCCGCTGCGGGGCACAGCCCCCTCTCCCCGACGAGCGCCCGCTCGCTGGTCCGCCTCGTGGGACCCGGGTCACGGGCCGACCTGGCCAGCAGGGCCCGCGAACTGGCGGCCGGTCTCACGGAGCGTGAGCGTCAGGTCGCGGCGTTGGTCGGCGAGGGGCTGACGACTCCGCAGATCGCGGCCCGCCTGTTCGTCAGCGAGGCGACGGTGAAGACCCAACTGGCCGAGGTGCAGCGCAAGTGGGGCTGCGAGAACCGGACCCAGGTGGCGGTCTGGGCGGACCGCGCGGGCCTCATCGCCCACGACTGA
- a CDS encoding formate/nitrite transporter family protein: MTDVANHPDENHAEEEIRSEYHEVRQEGAERLHRSWRALVATGLLGGIEIGLGVLAYIATLDATDSHLLAGLAFSIGLVAILLAHSELFTEGFLYPVIGVLAGEGSVGQLLRLWGITLVTNLVGGWLVMWLVVLGFPDLHGTLVESARHFVEVPLSAKGAALALLGGLVITLMTRMHAGSESDFGKITASVACGFLLAGLSLFHSVLDSIIIFGAQHTGAEGVGWGAWWNWFWWTALLNLVGGVVGVTAPRAVRASEVHTDPAEA, from the coding sequence ATGACGGACGTTGCGAACCATCCCGACGAGAACCACGCCGAGGAGGAGATCCGCTCCGAGTACCACGAGGTCCGTCAGGAGGGGGCGGAACGGCTCCACCGTTCCTGGCGGGCCTTGGTGGCCACCGGCCTGCTCGGCGGCATCGAGATCGGCCTGGGCGTGCTCGCCTACATCGCCACCCTCGACGCCACGGACAGCCACCTGCTGGCCGGGCTGGCCTTCTCCATCGGACTGGTCGCCATCCTCCTGGCCCACAGCGAGCTCTTCACCGAGGGCTTCCTGTACCCCGTGATCGGGGTGCTCGCCGGGGAGGGCTCGGTCGGCCAGCTGCTGCGCCTGTGGGGGATCACGCTGGTGACGAACCTCGTCGGCGGCTGGCTGGTGATGTGGCTGGTGGTGCTGGGCTTCCCGGACCTGCACGGCACGCTCGTGGAGTCCGCCCGGCACTTCGTGGAGGTGCCGCTGTCCGCCAAGGGCGCCGCCCTCGCCCTCCTTGGCGGCCTGGTCATCACGTTGATGACCCGCATGCACGCCGGCAGCGAGAGCGACTTCGGCAAGATCACGGCCTCCGTGGCCTGCGGCTTCCTCCTGGCCGGGCTGAGCCTGTTCCACTCGGTGCTGGACTCGATCATCATCTTCGGCGCCCAGCACACCGGCGCCGAGGGCGTGGGTTGGGGCGCGTGGTGGAACTGGTTCTGGTGGACCGCCCTGCTCAACCTCGTCGGCGGGGTCGTGGGCGTCACCGCGCCCCGCGCCGTGCGCGCCAGCGAGGTGCACACCGACCCGGCCGAGGCCTGA